In Micromonospora purpureochromogenes, a single window of DNA contains:
- the rpsI gene encoding 30S ribosomal protein S9, translated as MTDITETEVAPEAPEATEAPAPVARAPRGDRPIQTVGRRKEAIVRVRIVPGTGKITCNGQDLEAYFPSKVHQQLIKDPLVTAEKPEQFDVIANLRGGGTTGQAGALRLGIARALIINDPDDRPALKKAGFLTRDARVKESKKYGLKKARKAPQYSKR; from the coding sequence ATGACCGACATCACCGAGACCGAGGTTGCCCCGGAAGCCCCCGAGGCCACCGAGGCGCCGGCGCCCGTCGCCCGCGCGCCTCGTGGTGACCGGCCGATCCAGACCGTGGGCCGCCGCAAGGAGGCCATCGTCCGGGTGCGCATCGTCCCGGGCACCGGCAAGATCACCTGCAACGGCCAGGACCTCGAGGCGTACTTCCCGAGCAAGGTGCACCAGCAGCTGATCAAGGACCCGCTGGTCACCGCCGAGAAGCCCGAGCAGTTCGACGTCATCGCCAACCTGCGTGGCGGCGGCACCACCGGCCAGGCCGGTGCGCTCCGGCTGGGCATCGCCCGCGCGTTGATCATCAACGATCCGGACGACCGCCCGGCCCTGAAGAAGGCCGGCTTCCTGACCCGGGACGCCCGGGTCAAGGAGAGCAAGAAGTACGGCCTCAAGAAGGCCCGTAAGGCTCCTCAGTACTCGAAGCGCTGA
- a CDS encoding type II toxin-antitoxin system PemK/MazF family toxin, giving the protein MLRRGEIWRIEGARERLGLVISTDVYNSTDVPIVMVAEVVETALLRDSPLAVPMGGYVVMPDRLSSPMKKWFTECVDVADTETMQRVGRALRILQQL; this is encoded by the coding sequence GTGCTGCGTAGGGGCGAGATCTGGCGGATCGAGGGCGCCCGGGAACGGCTCGGGCTGGTGATCAGCACCGACGTCTACAACTCCACCGACGTGCCGATCGTGATGGTGGCCGAGGTGGTCGAGACGGCGCTGCTGCGGGACTCCCCGCTCGCCGTGCCGATGGGCGGGTACGTGGTAATGCCCGACCGGCTCTCCTCGCCGATGAAGAAGTGGTTCACCGAGTGCGTCGACGTCGCCGACACCGAGACCATGCAGCGGGTGGGGCGGGCGCTGCGCATCCTCCAGCAGCTCTGA
- a CDS encoding class I SAM-dependent methyltransferase — MSVTAAFDAVAGSYDQARRRLVPRFDDFYGTAVEVAAVPLRAALAAGRTPEVLDLGAGTGLLSLLLTAALPGARVTLLDGAPRMLAVAADALAARGVPHRTVVADLADPLPAGRYDAVVSALAVHHLDDDGKRALYRRAAEALTPGGVFVNAEQVAGPTPALDRRYDEVWVAQATALGSDDAELAAARERMRHDRPAPVDAQCRWLAEAGLVDVDCFFKAWRFAVFGGTRPPA; from the coding sequence ATGAGCGTGACGGCGGCGTTCGACGCGGTGGCCGGCAGCTACGACCAGGCACGACGGCGCCTGGTGCCACGCTTCGACGACTTCTACGGCACGGCGGTGGAGGTGGCGGCCGTGCCGCTGCGGGCCGCGCTGGCGGCGGGGCGTACCCCCGAGGTGCTGGACCTGGGCGCGGGCACCGGGCTGCTCTCGCTGCTGCTCACCGCGGCGCTGCCCGGGGCTCGGGTGACCCTGCTGGACGGCGCCCCGCGGATGCTGGCGGTGGCCGCCGACGCGCTGGCCGCCCGGGGCGTGCCGCACCGGACGGTGGTCGCCGACCTGGCCGATCCGCTCCCCGCCGGCCGGTACGACGCGGTGGTCTCCGCCCTGGCCGTCCACCACCTCGACGACGACGGCAAGCGCGCCCTCTACCGGCGCGCCGCCGAGGCGCTGACGCCCGGCGGGGTGTTCGTCAACGCCGAGCAGGTGGCCGGCCCGACCCCCGCGCTGGACCGCCGCTACGACGAGGTGTGGGTGGCCCAGGCCACCGCGCTCGGCTCCGACGACGCGGAGCTGGCCGCCGCCCGGGAGCGGATGCGGCACGACCGGCCGGCGCCGGTGGACGCGCAGTGCCGGTGGCTCGCCGAGGCCGGGCTGGTCGACGTGGACTGCTTCTTCAAGGCGTGGCGGTTCGCCGTCTTCGGCGGCACCCGCCCGCCCGCCTGA
- the rplM gene encoding 50S ribosomal protein L13 — MRTYSPKPGEIERQWHVIDASDVVLGRLATHAATLLRGKHKPTFAPHVDTGDFVVIVNAGKVALTGNKRQTKVAYRHSGYPGGLKQVGYDELLTKRPERAIELAVKGMLPHNKLGRQLIKKLKVYAGAEHPHLAQQPVPFEIKQIAQ; from the coding sequence GTGCGTACGTACAGCCCGAAGCCGGGTGAGATCGAGCGTCAGTGGCACGTTATCGACGCCTCTGATGTCGTGCTGGGCCGCCTGGCCACCCACGCCGCCACGCTGCTGCGCGGCAAGCACAAGCCGACTTTCGCGCCGCACGTCGACACGGGCGACTTCGTCGTCATCGTGAACGCGGGCAAGGTTGCGCTGACCGGCAACAAGCGCCAGACCAAGGTTGCCTACCGCCACTCCGGTTACCCGGGTGGTCTGAAGCAGGTCGGCTACGACGAGCTGCTGACCAAGCGCCCCGAGCGGGCCATCGAGCTGGCTGTGAAGGGAATGCTCCCGCACAACAAGCTCGGCCGTCAGCTGATCAAGAAGCTGAAGGTCTACGCCGGTGCCGAGCACCCGCACCTCGCGCAGCAGCCGGTGCCGTTCGAGATCAAGCAGATCGCGCAGTGA
- a CDS encoding DUF6364 family protein, with protein MTAKVTLSFSDETIEEARRFAKREGLSLSAWMDQAAREKALREVFTAHAAAVGRAGLDLETAALADAREVGMVDDALFGGRPRAA; from the coding sequence ATGACTGCCAAGGTGACCCTGTCGTTCTCCGACGAGACGATCGAGGAAGCACGCCGGTTCGCCAAGCGCGAGGGGCTGTCGCTCTCGGCGTGGATGGACCAGGCGGCCCGGGAGAAGGCGCTGCGCGAGGTCTTCACCGCGCACGCCGCCGCGGTCGGCCGGGCGGGGCTCGACCTGGAGACCGCCGCGCTCGCCGACGCCCGGGAGGTCGGCATGGTCGACGACGCGCTCTTCGGCGGACGTCCGCGTGCTGCGTAG
- a CDS encoding nitrate/nitrite transporter, which produces MSTLAPTTTAPADPTAAAGRRHRIDDWRPEDPTFWRTTGAPIARRNLWVSIFAEHVGFSVWSLWSVTVLFLGPAYGIDPAGKFLLTAVPAALGAVLRLPYTLAVARFGGRNWTIVSALLLLVPAVPMTVLLEPGVSYTTLMVLACLTGVGGGNFASSMANINLFFPDRLKGRALGLNAGGGNLGVPAVQLVGLAVLATAGAAYPRLVPAVYLPLIVLAALASARWLDNLPNAHNEPGALREAARQPHTWVMSLLYIGTFGSFIGFGFAFGQVLQLQFAERFPTPVDAAWLTFLGPLVGSLIRPLGGQLADRLGGARVTFANFVAMAAGAGLVLYAAREQSFPLYLTGFLALFVFSGIGNGSTYKMIPAIFRAKAAAEGELTGDPEAAERRARRLSGSLIGIAGAVGASGGVLVNIAFRQSFLTSGNAEAAYLAFIGWYALCFALTWAVYLRPGPRRLAGV; this is translated from the coding sequence GTGAGCACGCTCGCCCCCACGACAACAGCCCCCGCCGACCCCACGGCCGCCGCCGGGCGCCGGCACCGGATCGACGACTGGCGCCCCGAGGACCCGACGTTCTGGCGTACGACCGGGGCGCCGATCGCCCGCCGCAACCTCTGGGTGTCGATCTTCGCCGAGCACGTCGGGTTCTCCGTGTGGAGCCTCTGGTCGGTCACCGTGCTCTTCCTCGGTCCCGCGTACGGGATCGACCCGGCCGGGAAGTTCCTGCTCACCGCCGTGCCGGCCGCGCTGGGCGCGGTGCTGCGGCTGCCCTACACGCTGGCGGTGGCCCGCTTCGGCGGCCGGAACTGGACCATCGTCAGTGCCCTGTTGCTGCTGGTGCCGGCGGTGCCGATGACGGTGCTGCTGGAGCCGGGGGTGTCGTACACCACGCTGATGGTGCTGGCCTGCCTCACCGGGGTCGGCGGGGGCAACTTCGCCTCCTCGATGGCGAACATCAACCTCTTCTTCCCGGACCGGCTCAAGGGCCGCGCGCTGGGGCTCAACGCCGGCGGCGGCAACCTCGGCGTACCGGCGGTGCAGCTGGTCGGGCTCGCCGTGCTGGCCACCGCGGGGGCGGCGTACCCCCGGCTGGTGCCGGCGGTCTACCTGCCGCTGATCGTGCTGGCCGCGCTGGCCTCGGCGCGCTGGCTGGACAACCTCCCCAACGCCCACAACGAGCCGGGCGCGCTGCGCGAGGCGGCCCGCCAACCGCACACCTGGGTGATGTCGCTGCTCTACATCGGCACCTTCGGCTCCTTCATCGGCTTCGGCTTCGCCTTCGGGCAGGTGCTCCAGCTCCAGTTCGCCGAGCGTTTTCCGACCCCGGTCGACGCCGCCTGGCTGACCTTCCTCGGCCCGCTGGTCGGGTCGCTGATCCGGCCGCTCGGCGGCCAGCTGGCCGACCGGCTCGGCGGCGCCCGGGTCACCTTCGCCAACTTCGTGGCCATGGCCGCCGGCGCCGGGCTGGTGCTGTACGCGGCCCGGGAGCAGTCGTTCCCGCTCTACCTGACCGGGTTCCTGGCGCTCTTCGTCTTCTCCGGGATCGGCAACGGGTCGACGTACAAGATGATCCCGGCGATCTTCCGCGCCAAGGCGGCGGCCGAGGGGGAGCTGACCGGCGACCCCGAGGCGGCCGAGCGGCGGGCCCGCCGGCTCTCCGGGTCGCTGATCGGCATCGCCGGGGCGGTCGGCGCGTCCGGTGGGGTGCTGGTCAACATCGCCTTCCGGCAGTCGTTCCTGACCTCCGGCAACGCCGAGGCGGCGTACCTGGCCTTCATCGGCTGGTACGCGCTCTGCTTCGCCCTGACCTGGGCGGTGTACCTGCGCCCGGGCCCGCGCCGGCTGGCCGGGGTGTGA